cagggagattgaagtgttctctggctgttttttgaatgttataattcttgacgtctgatttgtgtccatttattcttttacgtagagactgtccggtttggccaatgtacatggcagaggggcattgctggtacatgatggcatatatcacattggtagatgtgcaggtgaacgagcctctgatagtgtggctgatgtgattaggttctatgatggtgtcccttgaatagatatgtggacagagttggcaatgggctttgttgtaaggataggttcctgggttagtggttctgttgtgtggctgctggtgagtatttgctttaggttggggggctgtctgtaagcaaggactggcctgtctcccaagatctgtgacctAATCACGCCATCACAGGCAGCCCCGCCATGCTGTGCCAAGCCCTACGGGTCCCTTCTCCTCAGCACCCAGGAGGGGAGCAGTTCTCTGTTGCTGCTGGGACGTGACCCTGGCTTTAAAAGGGGTGCCTGGTAGCTGTTTCCCCAGAGCTAGGAGCCCAGAGgtgccctggggctggcagggctgtggctgggcctGGCCTGCTGGGGGCGGCATCTCCAGACATTAGCCGGGAGAGAGCGTACAGCACGCCCTTTGGTCTGTGCCATGAGCCCTGTCTGGGAgctcttggggcgggggggaggtgtcTGCCCTAGCTGGCTGGCTAGGTGCTGCCTCATAGAAACGCCCACATTAAGGGGTTTGGGGTCTCccacagccccagagctgggaggTGGCCTGCAGTTGTTGGCCTGCTGGAGACTGTGGCTTCCTCTCCcttttcctgccctccctccccttcctgtgcCCTGGAGGCTGCTACACTTCtcccctggcagctgcagtgtCATAGCTGATAACATCAGCCCTTTCTCAATCACCTTGCTGAGCTGAGCGAGGAGGGCAGGCCAGAGAGTGCCCAGCCTGCCAGCTGACTCCCGCCCTAGCCCTGCAGGATCCCAGCTCCATGCGAGCGCTGAATGGATCCTGCACAGACCAAGCACCCTGGCGGCCGGGTCCTTGCACTCTCCTTGGCTGACTCATCCCTcaccccaggggctgcctgggctggcctccctgctccccataGCTGCAGGGTGCAGGGCCTGGGATCCTGGCTGACCTCTCCTCCTCCTGTCCTTGCAGGGCCTGGCTGTGTCAGATGGAGGTGAGTCACACCCTGCCTGGGAGATGCAGGAGTAGCGTTAGGAGGAGTCCAAGAGTGGTAACCAGCTTGACTCAGTGCCCAGCCCCAGTGGGACAGGACCAGGATCCCTTAGGGCTGCTCAGCTGGATAGTACAGAGCCCCTGCCTGGCTCACACACAGCACCGGGGGCaatggggggtgaggtgggactCCCAGTGGGGGGCAGAGATCCCTCCTGCAttccccaggagagggctggatgcACAGGCACTAGCCTGGCTGCTCCTCTGGCAATCCCCGGCCCCCTGCCCAGTGCCTGCCTACCTCCCTATGGACCCCTGGGCTGTTGGCAAAGGCTGATGCCCCTCTCCTGACAGGGAGACTCGCCCGTTCCTGAGCCCAAGGGCTCAGGCCCACTGAATGTCATGCGCCCCTCTCCAAGCTGTCCCAGGCTCTCTGCAGCTGCCATGCTCCCGCTCAGGTCATGTTTGGCAGAGTCTCTTGCCCTGTCTGCTGGCGTCCTGCTGGTTCTGACGTGTCAGAGAAGTCCATTGTGACCAGTGGGCCCTAGATCTGGCAGCCCTGCTCTGGAGTGCCTGACTTTAGGGCTTccggccctgccctgccaggACAGCGCCTCCCCATGCTGTCCCCTCCGGCTGGGCGGGGAGCAGGACTGGctccagggagtggggcagggcctgaccTCTCTTTCTGCATCTCAGAGTTAAACAGCTCCGGGGCCCGGGGCAGTAGCCACAGTGTACACAGCCTGCCTGGTGCCCAGAACGCAGGCTGCGCTGCACAGCTGCCCGTGGCTAGCTGGGCCGAATCCTTTGAGATGCTGCTTCAGGACCGGGTGGCCGTCACCTACTTCACTGTGAGTGCCAGGGTTTGTCAGACCCCGTCGGGCCCATCCCACCCCCCTCAGTTCCCTCCATTCTCCATCTGCTGGCTTGTGACTCCAGACAGCGTGAggccagggggcagagggcagggcctgggctggCACCCTGGGGGAGGGTTGGGCTGGCCCCCCGGGCATGGGTTGGGATGGCCCCCCATGTGGGGTAATGGCACTGGTGAGGCTGATACCACCGTgctcctctcctgctccccaggaGTTCCTGAAGAAGGAGTTCAGCGCTGAGAACATTTACTTCTGGCAGGCATGTGAGCGATTCCAGCAGATCCCAGCCAGGAACACACAGCAGGTATCAGGCCCAGGGGAGGGCTAGGGGCTTGGCCATACCCCACTCCTGACACAAAGCATAGGCTGAGGATTGGACGTGGGCTGCCTCCTGCAGGGAGGCACATGCCAGGGCATCTGAAGGGACCTGGGCATCAGTAGGAAGCTCAGTGGAGACCCTGAGGGGTGCTGCAGCCAATAGCTAACGGGGTGAGGTTTGGAGAATAGCACAGAGCTCCCTTGGCCATTGTGTGCTGCACCGATCACCCCTGCGGGCCGTGCAGAACTGATGGGCTCTAAGAGAAGGACAATGTCAATGATCAAGGGCTGGAGAGAGACAGAACAGATGGGGTTGTTCCCTTAGCAATATGAGGAAATGGGGGCATGGTCTAGAGATGGAACCTCAGGACCGTTTGCCAGgtacacaagaacaaggggaaattcaaaactgatcaaaggtaatcccccccccccagtgtaaatagccagtggaactcattgccacaggttGTCAGTGAGGCCAAGAACTAGTGAGAGCCTGAGAGGAGCTGGCCATGTGAATGGATAACAGATATGCAGAACTATAACAGTACAGATGGCATTCGGAATGGCCTTGGGGCTCAGGCCAGTCTCTGACTGTTAGGGGTCAGGAGCAGGGGTCCTACACCTTCCTCTGAGCATCTGGTGCTGGGTGCGGCAGGCAAGGGCTGCTGGGTCCGCAGGACTGGCCCAGTCTGGCCGTTCCTgggtgtgacgggttgggtcactgAAACCCtcttgggaactgccacctgatgtgctgggacaaCCTCTGAGcacattttccctgccagcctgggacttcagtgccctgcgtggtttgagccagacacgccagcctgctgcaaacacagacccaggtctgaaccacatcccccaaaagcttcaggcttaactgaaaacagcttgagaagggctcctgtctccaacacccagatacccagctcctaatgggatccaaaccccaaataaatccattttactctgtataaagcttatacagggtaaactcataaattgtttgccctctataacactgatagagagatatgcacagctgtttgctctcccgggaattaattacttgcattaagaaaaggagtacttgtggcaccttagagactaacacatttatttgagcataagctttcgtgagctacagctcacttcatcggatgcattcctgaaaCATGtcattacttgctctgggttaattaataactaaaaagtgattttattaaatataaaaagagtaggatttaagtggttccaagtaataacagacagaacaaagtgaattaccaagcaaaataaaacacacaatctaagcctaatacagtaagaaactaaatgcaggtaaatatcaccctcaaagatgttccaataaacttctttgacagactagacttcctccaagtctgggtccagcaatcactcacatccttgcagttattgtcctttgttccagtttattTCGGGCATTTCTTTGGGATAGAGAGGCTATCTCTTGCaccagctgaaaacaaaatgcagggaTTTCCAGGGGCTTATATAGCTCCTCTcgtgggtggaaacccctctcCCCCGTGTAGAATCACAGCAACaatatggagttttggagtcacatgggcaagtcacatgtccatgcacgactcagttctttacaggccaaGCCATTGCCCATATGTTGGcctgaatgttcccaggaaagttcAGATGTGAATTGGCATCTgtcaaggtccattgttagccaagtacttccatttacttgaataaccccttcacactatctGCCTTtaggtgctttctacagcaaacactttaaatacaagcatagggccagtgctcataacttcagatataaaaatgatacatgcatatgaatGGGATGAATACATTGAGTAGAACagaacctttgcaaagatatgttacgtggcatatctagcataaaacatattccagttatgtcatattctcactcataagcatatttctaaaaAGCATTATGGCGTGCAACATCACACTGGGTTTCCAAGGTGTCGGCGCAAGGTGGTGCCAGCGCTTGGAGACTGGCTGGTGACCTGCTCTGCGTGTGCTTCCATGCACACTGGCGAGGGGGCTCAGCCTCCCCCGTGATAACTCTGTCTCCCCAGCTGGCCCAGGAGGCCCGGCGGATCTATGACAAGTTCCTGTCCAGCCACTCAGTCAGCCCTGTTAACATCGACCGGCAGGCCTGGATTGGGGAGGAAATGCTGGCCATGCCCACACCTGACATGTTCCGAGTCCAACAGCTCCAGGTGAGCAttgcccctgcccagctccccggCCAGGTGAGAGGGGACATGGAATCATCCCCCAAGACTCAGGATGGACGAGCTGGGGAcatatcccctcccccaactctcaGCTGGGAGTAGTGGGCAGAAATCCAGAGCTCCTGATTCTGGGACTTGTCCCTCTGCCTCTGAGAGTATGAGGGGGCCCAGGCCGTCCTgggccctgggtggggggagggcgctAACCAGATCTGTCTCCCGGGGATGTGCCGGGGTGCTGGACAGGGGGTGGGGCTAACCAGGTCTGTCTCCCGGGGCCATGCCAGGTGCTGGATGGGGGGAGGGCGCTAATCAGTTCTGTGCCCGGGAGCCGTGCCAGGCTCTGGGCGGGAGGAGGGTGCTAACCAGATCTGTGCCCAGGGGCCGTgccaggctctgggtgggggagaggctaACCAAGTCTGTGCCCGGGGGCCATGCCAggctctgggcggggagaggggctaACCAGGTCTGTGCCTGGGGGCTGTGCCAGGCgctggatggggggagggtgcTAACCAGGTCTGTGCCCGGGGGCCGTGCCAGGctttgggtgggggagaggctaATCAGGTCTGTGCCCGGGGGCCATGCCAggctctgggcggggagaggggctaACCAGGTCTGTGCCTGGGGGCTGTGCCAggcgctgggcagggggaggggctaaCCAGGTCTGTGCCCGGGGCCATGCCAGGCGCTGGGCACAGGACAGGCACGGCACTAAGCGGGTCCCTCTCCTGGCTCAGATCTTTAACCTGATGAAGTTCGACAGCTACACACGCTTCGTGAAGTCCCTGCTGTACCAGGCGTGTGTGACGGCTGAGAATGAGGGGCAGCCGCTCCCTGACCTGCGGGCTCACTCCCGGAACAGCAGCCCCCCACCTGACCTTGGCAAGGtaccaggtccagcttcccagcCCAGCGGTGGGGACCAGGGGTGGGGCTGCTGGAAGGACTGCAATCGTGGTCACCATGCAACCAAAATGGGCCAGATTTGAGTGGCAGTGTGACCCGGTGTCACAGAGtatgggggagtccggggcctgcacccctcttcctgggattcactgtgactctcagccagccagtaaaatggaaggtttattggacaataggaacacagtctaaaacagagcttgttggTACAACCAGGatccctcagtcaagtccttctgggggggcagggaacttagacccccagccctggggttccctgcattccaccacccagcatcaaactgaaactaaaacccccccagcaggctccctcctgcagcctttgtccacattcccagggcagaggtgttacctctggtcaggttacaggctctcaggtctcccatccacagggagtgaaactcccctgccacattcccaggtcaacactcccccctccctgctgcgtcacacccAGCACCTGAGGTCGTGAcacctggctgctcctccagcatgCCAGCAAGAAAGGGCTCCCCCATTcatcacccagctctgctcaggaGCCAACGGGGGCTCAAAAGTGGGGAGACAATGCCCTCCTCTCAGGGGGGTTCCCTTtctccgggggggaggggcagccccaGAAGCTCCCTGAGCTGAGATCTGCCTCTCTTGTCCCCTAGAAGGTGATGCTGAAGGCGGGGAAGTCCCTGCCGCTGGGGGTGGAAGTGGCCGGCAGCTGTGTTGGCAGGAGCCCCCAGAGGTCCTTCAGGAGAGGGGAGCGGAGAGAGCCCTTGTGGACAGGTAAACCCCACGCTGGGCCCACCTGGCTGCCATCTCACTAGCCCCTCAGGCCTGTGGCTGTCCCTTCCCAAAGGCCCTGGAGCTGGCCTCTTGTCCTGACGTccgtctgcctgtctgtctgtcctagAGGTGGGAGACGGCAATGGGGGCTCGTCCCTGTGGCGTGAGTCCCAGGGCTCCTTGAATTCCTCTGCGAGCCTGGATCTGGGCTTCCTCTCAtcatcctgcagcagcagcagcatggccagcagctcccaggcagaggTAAGTGCTCTACCGTGGGGTGGGGCCTGCTGCGTAGCCGTGCCGCCCGCCGGGCTGACAccgcctcttcccctgcagaGCCACAGGAAGAACCTGGGAGGCGCAGAGCCGGACCCGCAGGCCAGGCCCAGCAAGTACTGCTGTGTGTACCTGCCGGATGGCACGGCCTCGCTGGCCTCGGTGCGGGCTGGCGTCTCCATCCGCGACATGCTGGCAGGCCTCTGTGAGAAGCGCGGCTTCAGCCTTCTTGACATCAAGGTCTACCTGGTTGGCAACGAACAGGTAGAGACggtcctggggtggggaggagagaactgGGCAGGCCAGGGACAGCCTGGGGGCTCCATCAGGAGCAGGCCCTGGAGCTGCCTCGCCCGAGGGACCCCAGGGGCCCGCACTGACAGGTGCTGCCCACCTGAGGCACCTCCCTGCAGACAGGAATTCCAtgaggcagggctttgggggcGGTGCCAGGGCCGTGGGAGGGTCTGTGTCTCAGGTGGAGCCATGTTCCTGATTCTGACATGTCTCCTCTTGGCTTGGTTCTTCCCAGAAGGCGCTGGTGCTGGACCAGGACAGCATGGTTCTGATGGACCAGGAGGTGAAGCTGGAGAACAGAATTAGCTTTGAGTGAGTAGGAGCTGCTGGAGAGACAGACGCTGCTGCACCCTTGAACGTGGGGCCAGCACCTGCAGGACTGGCTCTGCAATATCCCTGCCTCTCCCAAACCTTCCCTGTGCTCCACGCCCCGGCTCCCCATGGCACCAGCATCATGGCCATGGgaatgaggcagggggctcaggccaCAAGCCAGCTGGGGTGGGTCCTCAGAAGAGCAGATGGGAGCATGGCTCTATCCCGCCCCTGTACACGCTGGCCTGGGCACCGCAGGGTGCTGGCAGTGCTCGTCCTGACTGGCCAGCGAAGGCAGCTTCACCCCAGGATGAACATGCCTGGAGCGGGCATCTGGCAGCCTGGGCTCACTAGTGCCCAGTGCAGTTCCACCAGGCtcactctgccctgccccaccctgctcagcTCTGGCCTGCCCAGCTCCACCTCCTcagctcctgcctgccccaccccaccttgcCAGGTTCAGCCCTGCCCCATCATTCCAGATGCTGTCTCACCCCACCAGGTCTTGCCACATCCTGCCATGCATGGCCCATGTGTTTCCTTCATCT
This genomic window from Dermochelys coriacea isolate rDerCor1 chromosome 8, rDerCor1.pri.v4, whole genome shotgun sequence contains:
- the RGS14 gene encoding regulator of G-protein signaling 14 isoform X1 — translated: MPGKAKHLGIQSSHMGLAVSDGELNSSGARGSSHSVHSLPGAQNAGCAAQLPVASWAESFEMLLQDRVAVTYFTEFLKKEFSAENIYFWQACERFQQIPARNTQQLAQEARRIYDKFLSSHSVSPVNIDRQAWIGEEMLAMPTPDMFRVQQLQIFNLMKFDSYTRFVKSLLYQACVTAENEGQPLPDLRAHSRNSSPPPDLGKKVMLKAGKSLPLGVEVAGSCVGRSPQRSFRRGERREPLWTEVGDGNGGSSLWRESQGSLNSSASLDLGFLSSSCSSSSMASSSQAEVSALPWGGACCVAVPPAGLTPPLPLQSHRKNLGGAEPDPQARPSKYCCVYLPDGTASLASVRAGVSIRDMLAGLCEKRGFSLLDIKVYLVGNEQKALVLDQDSMVLMDQEVKLENRISFELEISPLSKTVRITAKSNKCLREALKPMLGKYGVDVERALLRRQGDPGALDLEKLVSTVAAQKLILEAATEVKVTGASDTAVATSPLQCKEGAPTDTEVEADMLSEVPPSFTRSRPAAPRGMNRCTYDLEGLVELLNRAQSCRANDQRGLLSKEVLVLPDFLQLPGQDAGPSKSSERQHGPCDASPTPKGAGAPRPLDPALAQPPVHSELH
- the RGS14 gene encoding regulator of G-protein signaling 14 isoform X4, with product MPGKAKHLGIQSSHMGLAVSDGELNSSGARGSSHSVHSLPGAQNAGCAAQLPVASWAESFEMLLQDRVAVTYFTEFLKKEFSAENIYFWQACERFQQIPARNTQQLAQEARRIYDKFLSSHSVSPVNIDRQAWIGEEMLAMPTPDMFRVQQLQIFNLMKFDSYTRFVKSLLYQACVTAENEGQPLPDLRAHSRNSSPPPDLGKKVMLKAGKSLPLGVEVAGSCVGRSPQRSFRRGERREPLWTEVGDGNGGSSLWRESQGSLNSSASLDLGFLSSSCSSSSMASSSQAESHRKNLGGAEPDPQARPSKYCCVYLPDGTASLASVRAGVSIRDMLAGLCEKRGFSLLDIKVYLVGNEQKALVLDQDSMVLMDQEVKLENRISFELEISPLSKTVRITAKSNKCLREALKPMLGKYGVDVERALLRRGDPGALDLEKLVSTVAAQKLILEAATEVKVTGASDTAVATSPLQCKEGAPTDTEVEADMLSEVPPSFTRSRPAAPRGMNRCTYDLEGLVELLNRAQSCRANDQRGLLSKEVLVLPDFLQLPGQDAGPSKSSERQHGPCDASPTPKGAGAPRPLDPALAQPPVHSELH
- the RGS14 gene encoding regulator of G-protein signaling 14 isoform X3 gives rise to the protein MPGKAKHLGIQSSHMGLAVSDGELNSSGARGSSHSVHSLPGAQNAGCAAQLPVASWAESFEMLLQDRVAVTYFTEFLKKEFSAENIYFWQACERFQQIPARNTQQLAQEARRIYDKFLSSHSVSPVNIDRQAWIGEEMLAMPTPDMFRVQQLQIFNLMKFDSYTRFVKSLLYQACVTAENEGQPLPDLRAHSRNSSPPPDLGKKVMLKAGKSLPLGVEVAGSCVGRSPQRSFRRGERREPLWTEVGDGNGGSSLWRESQGSLNSSASLDLGFLSSSCSSSSMASSSQAESHRKNLGGAEPDPQARPSKYCCVYLPDGTASLASVRAGVSIRDMLAGLCEKRGFSLLDIKVYLVGNEQKALVLDQDSMVLMDQEVKLENRISFELEISPLSKTVRITAKSNKCLREALKPMLGKYGVDVERALLRRQGDPGALDLEKLVSTVAAQKLILEAATEVKVTGASDTAVATSPLQCKEGAPTDTEVEADMLSEVPPSFTRSRPAAPRGMNRCTYDLEGLVELLNRAQSCRANDQRGLLSKEVLVLPDFLQLPGQDAGPSKSSERQHGPCDASPTPKGAGAPRPLDPALAQPPVHSELH
- the RGS14 gene encoding regulator of G-protein signaling 14 isoform X2 → MPGKAKHLGIQSSHMGLAVSDGELNSSGARGSSHSVHSLPGAQNAGCAAQLPVASWAESFEMLLQDRVAVTYFTEFLKKEFSAENIYFWQACERFQQIPARNTQQLAQEARRIYDKFLSSHSVSPVNIDRQAWIGEEMLAMPTPDMFRVQQLQIFNLMKFDSYTRFVKSLLYQACVTAENEGQPLPDLRAHSRNSSPPPDLGKKVMLKAGKSLPLGVEVAGSCVGRSPQRSFRRGERREPLWTEVGDGNGGSSLWRESQGSLNSSASLDLGFLSSSCSSSSMASSSQAEVSALPWGGACCVAVPPAGLTPPLPLQSHRKNLGGAEPDPQARPSKYCCVYLPDGTASLASVRAGVSIRDMLAGLCEKRGFSLLDIKVYLVGNEQKALVLDQDSMVLMDQEVKLENRISFELEISPLSKTVRITAKSNKCLREALKPMLGKYGVDVERALLRRGDPGALDLEKLVSTVAAQKLILEAATEVKVTGASDTAVATSPLQCKEGAPTDTEVEADMLSEVPPSFTRSRPAAPRGMNRCTYDLEGLVELLNRAQSCRANDQRGLLSKEVLVLPDFLQLPGQDAGPSKSSERQHGPCDASPTPKGAGAPRPLDPALAQPPVHSELH
- the RGS14 gene encoding regulator of G-protein signaling 14 isoform X5; its protein translation is MLLQDRVAVTYFTEFLKKEFSAENIYFWQACERFQQIPARNTQQLAQEARRIYDKFLSSHSVSPVNIDRQAWIGEEMLAMPTPDMFRVQQLQIFNLMKFDSYTRFVKSLLYQACVTAENEGQPLPDLRAHSRNSSPPPDLGKKVMLKAGKSLPLGVEVAGSCVGRSPQRSFRRGERREPLWTEVGDGNGGSSLWRESQGSLNSSASLDLGFLSSSCSSSSMASSSQAEVSALPWGGACCVAVPPAGLTPPLPLQSHRKNLGGAEPDPQARPSKYCCVYLPDGTASLASVRAGVSIRDMLAGLCEKRGFSLLDIKVYLVGNEQKALVLDQDSMVLMDQEVKLENRISFELEISPLSKTVRITAKSNKCLREALKPMLGKYGVDVERALLRRQGDPGALDLEKLVSTVAAQKLILEAATEVKVTGASDTAVATSPLQCKEGAPTDTEVEADMLSEVPPSFTRSRPAAPRGMNRCTYDLEGLVELLNRAQSCRANDQRGLLSKEVLVLPDFLQLPGQDAGPSKSSERQHGPCDASPTPKGAGAPRPLDPALAQPPVHSELH